One genomic window of Mucilaginibacter sp. SJ includes the following:
- the ltrA gene encoding group II intron reverse transcriptase/maturase — MLEEILDYRNISKALKQVMSNKGAGGVDGMQTDELRDYLNEHWRPLKTSILEGSYQPSPVRKVEIPKPTGGRRMLGIPTVIDRLLQQAISQWLSPQYEPEFSKTSYGFRPGKNARQAVMQAQEYLNEGKTRIVELDLEKFFDRVNHDKLMGSLSRKVKDKRILALIGSYLRSGIMEGGVSSVRLEGTPQGSPLSPLLSNIMLDELDRELIRRGHSFVRYADDCSIYLKNWKSAHRVEGSIIRYVEKELKLKVNRTKTKVSAPAKSTLLGFSFYRSKGKWEIRLSNLTVKRIQGKIRRHTERKHPNPIAEKIRELETVIMGWINYFWIATAKSQMRMLDELVRTRLRICQWKQWKLPKARVKRLIKLGVKKRKAYEWGNSSKGYCRVAHSPILQTTLNNLYFNNLGYTGFENRYFWKTKHQLSIF; from the coding sequence ATGCTCGAAGAAATACTTGATTACAGGAACATCAGCAAAGCGCTGAAACAGGTAATGAGCAATAAAGGCGCTGGTGGGGTTGACGGTATGCAGACCGATGAACTTCGCGACTACCTGAACGAGCACTGGCGTCCGCTCAAAACAAGTATTTTAGAGGGCAGTTATCAACCAAGCCCGGTACGGAAAGTAGAAATCCCCAAGCCCACAGGCGGTCGCCGGATGTTAGGCATACCAACCGTAATCGACAGGCTCCTTCAACAAGCCATCAGTCAATGGCTAAGTCCGCAATACGAACCGGAGTTTTCCAAAACAAGTTACGGTTTCAGGCCAGGCAAGAACGCCCGTCAGGCGGTCATGCAGGCCCAGGAGTACCTCAATGAAGGTAAAACAAGGATAGTAGAGTTGGACTTGGAAAAGTTCTTCGACCGTGTCAACCACGACAAACTCATGGGATCGCTATCAAGAAAGGTAAAAGATAAACGCATCCTTGCGTTGATCGGCAGCTATCTGCGCAGCGGTATTATGGAAGGCGGGGTTTCAAGCGTCCGATTGGAAGGCACCCCACAGGGTTCACCGCTTAGCCCTCTACTTTCCAACATTATGTTAGATGAACTGGACAGAGAACTTATACGGCGCGGGCACAGCTTTGTGAGGTACGCCGACGATTGCAGCATCTACCTTAAGAACTGGAAATCAGCTCATAGGGTAGAAGGCAGTATTATCCGGTACGTAGAAAAGGAGCTTAAGCTAAAAGTGAACAGGACAAAGACGAAAGTCAGCGCCCCGGCGAAAAGCACGCTTTTAGGCTTCTCTTTCTATCGCAGCAAAGGAAAATGGGAGATACGGCTATCGAATCTGACGGTAAAACGGATTCAAGGTAAGATTCGCCGGCATACGGAGCGGAAGCACCCGAACCCAATAGCCGAAAAGATAAGAGAATTGGAGACGGTCATCATGGGCTGGATAAATTATTTTTGGATAGCCACGGCAAAATCGCAGATGCGAATGTTGGATGAACTGGTACGAACCCGTTTACGGATATGCCAATGGAAACAATGGAAGCTACCAAAAGCAAGGGTGAAGCGGCTAATAAAGCTGGGCGTTAAGAAAAGGAAAGCTTATGAGTGGGGAAATAGCAGTAAGGGATACTGTCGGGTAGCCCACAGCCCCATACTGCAAACCACGCTTAACAATCTGTACTTTAATAACTTAGGATACACAGGGTTCGAGAACAGATACTTTTGGAAAACTAAACACCAGTTATCTATATTCTGA
- a CDS encoding alpha-galactosidase, which yields MQKFLNRFIIAVQLSGLLCVWQPAIVSASTRIITIQLTPKGNISFSYGTSGTINYGTINYDQKTGTFSVIENGKTVLGNCYSKAGINGKLITSTAYENVAYTKALITDGFGKGVKHTFTLSGNNLPNMMQVFYTYPSHKGYFFVELYVGGKNLKTNYMEPIAGNMSAIPGDTRSVFVPFDNDTFISYDSKAFKAPLTNTSAEVGTVFDNDSRKGLVFGSVEHETWKTGVRTVAKKDSANTFEIWGGYIEEAVNRDKIAHGYISGNTVKSPKVLVGWFADWRNGMEEFGKANRIAEPPYIFNWTKPTPVGWNSWGVMQEKLNYDKAIKVANFFADSIPAFRNGNTAFIDLDSFWDNMISGGWEGDFGKLKSFADYCKSKGLQPGVYWAPFTDWGWKGGPDRKVLGSNYTYGETWTKVADSYHDIDGARATDPTHPGTLQHIDYVIGKLKACGFKMIKIDFLGHAAAESSHFYDPKITTGMQAYKKGMEHLIDQLGDQMLVYAAISPSLATGRYAHMRRIACDAFKTVKDTRYTLNSVNYGWWQTYLYNYIDADHVVLSTESEDANRARMLSAVVTGTFITGDDFSTHGQWSDRAKAMYQNPEILKIVQNGKAFWPVEGNTETGTAEQFTQKIGNSIYLALFNYGETDKVYTIDPKRIGMEAGKAANAKSLLQGTNVNPKSVLLKAGDAELLKFELN from the coding sequence ATGCAAAAATTTCTTAATCGTTTTATAATTGCTGTGCAATTGTCCGGCTTGCTTTGCGTTTGGCAGCCGGCAATTGTTTCGGCATCAACCCGAATAATTACTATCCAGCTAACCCCGAAAGGGAATATATCGTTTTCATACGGTACCTCTGGCACTATCAATTATGGCACTATCAATTATGATCAAAAAACCGGCACTTTTTCTGTTATCGAAAATGGAAAAACTGTACTTGGTAATTGCTATAGCAAAGCCGGCATCAACGGAAAACTTATTACTTCAACAGCGTACGAGAACGTTGCTTATACTAAAGCCTTAATAACCGATGGTTTTGGCAAAGGCGTAAAACATACTTTCACCCTAAGCGGCAATAATTTGCCAAACATGATGCAGGTGTTTTATACTTATCCATCGCACAAAGGCTATTTTTTTGTCGAACTTTATGTTGGGGGCAAAAACCTGAAAACAAATTACATGGAGCCGATAGCCGGTAATATGTCAGCAATACCCGGCGACACCCGTTCGGTATTTGTGCCTTTTGATAATGATACCTTCATTAGCTATGATTCCAAAGCGTTTAAAGCACCACTCACCAATACCAGTGCCGAAGTAGGGACAGTTTTTGATAACGATAGCCGCAAAGGCCTGGTGTTTGGATCTGTTGAGCATGAAACCTGGAAAACAGGCGTGCGTACCGTTGCCAAAAAAGATAGCGCCAACACCTTTGAAATATGGGGTGGTTACATCGAGGAAGCTGTAAACCGCGATAAAATTGCCCATGGTTACATCAGCGGCAATACCGTTAAATCGCCTAAGGTATTAGTGGGCTGGTTTGCCGACTGGCGCAATGGTATGGAAGAGTTTGGTAAAGCCAACCGCATTGCCGAACCACCTTACATTTTTAACTGGACAAAACCTACCCCTGTTGGTTGGAACAGCTGGGGCGTTATGCAGGAAAAACTCAACTACGATAAAGCTATTAAAGTAGCCAACTTTTTTGCCGATAGCATCCCTGCATTTCGCAACGGCAATACCGCGTTTATTGATCTCGATTCGTTTTGGGATAACATGATCAGCGGTGGCTGGGAAGGTGACTTTGGCAAGCTGAAATCATTTGCCGACTACTGTAAATCAAAAGGCTTACAACCTGGTGTGTATTGGGCCCCATTTACCGACTGGGGCTGGAAAGGTGGCCCGGACCGCAAAGTTTTAGGCAGTAACTATACCTATGGCGAAACATGGACAAAAGTTGCCGACAGCTATCACGACATCGACGGTGCCCGTGCAACCGATCCAACCCATCCGGGTACCTTGCAACATATCGACTATGTAATTGGCAAACTAAAAGCCTGTGGTTTTAAAATGATCAAGATTGACTTTTTAGGTCATGCGGCAGCCGAATCAAGCCATTTTTATGATCCCAAAATCACCACCGGTATGCAGGCTTATAAAAAGGGCATGGAACACCTGATTGATCAGTTGGGTGATCAGATGCTGGTTTATGCAGCCATCTCCCCCAGCCTCGCAACCGGGCGTTACGCGCATATGAGGCGCATTGCATGCGATGCTTTTAAAACTGTAAAAGATACCCGCTATACCCTCAACAGCGTAAATTACGGCTGGTGGCAAACTTACCTGTATAATTACATTGATGCCGACCATGTTGTACTTTCAACCGAAAGCGAGGACGCAAACAGGGCAAGGATGCTCTCGGCAGTTGTTACCGGCACGTTCATAACCGGTGATGATTTTTCGACACATGGGCAATGGAGTGACAGAGCAAAAGCTATGTACCAGAATCCTGAGATTTTGAAAATTGTCCAAAATGGAAAAGCTTTCTGGCCGGTTGAAGGTAACACCGAAACAGGTACAGCCGAACAGTTTACGCAAAAAATTGGCAACAGCATTTATCTGGCCCTGTTTAATTATGGTGAAACTGATAAAGTTTATACTATCGACCCGAAAAGGATTGGTATGGAGGCCGGAAAAGCAGCAAATGCGAAATCGTTACTGCAAGGCACTAACGTAAACCCAAAAAGCGTTTTGTTAAAAGCAGGAGATGCTGAATTATTAAAATTTGAATTGAATTAA
- a CDS encoding glycoside hydrolase family 95 protein, whose amino-acid sequence MLKRTPLLITVMITGITTFTHAQTKQLKLWYKQPAQRWEETVALGNGRLGMMPDGGVTAEKVVLNDITMWSGSSQDANNYEAYKKLPEIRSLLAAGKNVEAQAIIDKSFVCTGKGSGGVPFGCFQMLGDLNLNYQYKGIDDKDVKYDNYERELSLNNALAKTTYQVNGVTYKREYFTSFGNDVDVIKLSASKPGMLNLSINISRPERGVTSTEGNELDLTGQLDNGTDGKGVAYKARVKAQLTGGSLSTTPTSLVIKDATEVIIYVSAGTDFKNPQYLSKMDDALKAAMKKPYTAEKQQHIANFQKLFNRVDVDLGTSEAEKLTTDQRLIAFRNNPDADKSLPALFYQFGRYLSICSTRVGLLPPNLQGLWANEVHTPWNGDYHLDINIEMNQWPVEVSNLSELNLPLADLVKGMVPHGEKTAKAYYNADGWVAHVITNPWGFTEPGESASWGICKVGSGWLCDNLWQHYDFTGDKNYLKQIYPILKGAAQFYNSMLISDAKTGWLVTSPSSSPENSFYLPDGTHASICVGPTIDNQIIRELFNNVITASKVLGKDEAFSKTLAAKVKKLPPPGVISKDGRIQEWLEDYKETEPQHRHVSHLYGLFPASQITPEATPALAEAAKKTLEVRGDDGPSWSIAYKILWWARLHDGNRTYKLFKELMKPTIKTDINYGAGGGVYPNLLSAGPPFQIDGNFGATAGIAEMLIQSHAGFIDFIPSIPDAWKAQGEVKGLKARGNFTVDMKWKDGKVTSYKVTSPTPRTVKVKINGKVKSIMAVKA is encoded by the coding sequence ATGCTAAAAAGAACGCCCCTGCTAATAACTGTAATGATAACAGGTATTACAACGTTTACTCACGCACAAACAAAACAATTAAAACTTTGGTACAAACAACCTGCGCAGCGCTGGGAAGAAACCGTTGCCCTTGGTAACGGCCGCCTGGGGATGATGCCCGATGGCGGTGTTACTGCCGAAAAAGTAGTATTGAATGATATCACCATGTGGTCGGGCTCATCGCAGGATGCTAATAACTACGAAGCCTATAAAAAACTGCCCGAAATAAGAAGCTTGCTTGCCGCTGGCAAAAACGTAGAAGCACAGGCTATAATCGATAAGTCGTTCGTTTGTACCGGCAAAGGATCGGGCGGTGTGCCTTTCGGTTGCTTCCAGATGCTGGGCGACTTGAACCTGAACTACCAATACAAAGGAATTGATGATAAAGATGTAAAATACGATAACTATGAGCGCGAGCTTTCATTAAATAATGCCCTTGCTAAAACCACCTACCAGGTAAATGGCGTTACCTACAAGCGCGAATACTTTACCAGTTTTGGTAATGATGTTGATGTAATAAAACTAAGCGCCAGCAAGCCGGGCATGCTTAATTTGAGCATAAATATCAGTCGTCCAGAACGTGGTGTTACCAGTACAGAGGGTAATGAGCTTGATCTTACCGGTCAGTTAGATAATGGTACTGATGGCAAAGGTGTAGCTTACAAAGCGAGGGTAAAAGCGCAACTAACCGGCGGCTCATTAAGCACCACCCCTACTTCGCTGGTTATTAAGGATGCAACTGAGGTGATCATTTATGTGTCGGCAGGTACAGATTTTAAGAATCCGCAATATCTCAGCAAAATGGACGACGCGTTGAAGGCTGCTATGAAAAAGCCTTATACCGCAGAAAAACAGCAGCATATAGCCAACTTCCAAAAGTTATTTAACAGGGTGGACGTTGATCTTGGCACTTCGGAAGCTGAAAAACTAACAACCGATCAAAGGCTTATCGCTTTTCGTAACAACCCTGACGCCGATAAAAGTCTGCCGGCTCTGTTTTACCAGTTTGGTCGCTATCTAAGCATTTGTAGCACCCGTGTAGGCCTGTTGCCACCAAACCTGCAAGGCTTATGGGCTAATGAGGTACATACCCCTTGGAACGGCGATTATCACCTGGATATTAACATTGAAATGAACCAATGGCCGGTTGAAGTTTCTAACCTGTCAGAACTTAACCTGCCCCTTGCCGACCTGGTTAAAGGCATGGTACCACATGGCGAAAAAACGGCTAAAGCCTATTACAACGCCGATGGCTGGGTAGCACACGTAATTACCAACCCCTGGGGCTTTACTGAGCCAGGTGAAAGCGCCTCATGGGGTATTTGTAAAGTTGGTTCGGGCTGGCTATGCGACAACCTGTGGCAGCACTATGATTTCACCGGAGACAAAAACTACCTGAAACAAATTTACCCGATATTGAAAGGCGCAGCGCAATTCTACAACAGTATGCTGATCAGCGATGCTAAAACAGGCTGGTTGGTTACCTCGCCTTCATCATCGCCCGAAAACAGTTTTTACCTGCCCGATGGCACACACGCCAGCATCTGCGTAGGCCCCACTATCGATAACCAGATCATCCGCGAGTTGTTTAACAACGTGATAACTGCAAGCAAAGTATTGGGCAAAGACGAGGCATTCAGCAAAACACTGGCTGCTAAAGTGAAAAAGCTCCCGCCCCCCGGTGTTATATCTAAGGATGGGCGCATCCAGGAATGGCTGGAGGATTATAAAGAAACCGAACCGCAGCATCGCCACGTATCACACCTGTATGGTTTATTTCCGGCATCTCAGATTACACCAGAAGCTACACCCGCACTTGCCGAAGCCGCTAAAAAAACATTGGAAGTACGTGGCGACGACGGCCCAAGCTGGTCTATCGCCTACAAAATATTGTGGTGGGCACGTTTGCATGACGGGAACCGCACTTACAAACTGTTTAAGGAACTGATGAAGCCAACCATCAAAACCGATATTAACTACGGTGCAGGTGGCGGCGTATATCCTAATTTGCTATCAGCCGGTCCACCGTTCCAGATTGACGGCAACTTTGGTGCAACAGCCGGTATTGCCGAAATGCTGATCCAGAGCCATGCCGGGTTTATTGATTTTATTCCTTCTATCCCTGATGCATGGAAAGCACAGGGCGAGGTTAAAGGCCTTAAGGCCCGCGGTAATTTCACAGTTGATATGAAATGGAAAGACGGTAAAGTAACCTCTTATAAAGTAACCTCACCTACTCCACGTACGGTTAAAGTGAAAATTAATGGCAAGGTCAAAAGCATAATGGCCGTTAAAGCTTAA